One window of Tenacibaculum maritimum NCIMB 2154 genomic DNA carries:
- the panC gene encoding pantoate--beta-alanine ligase, producing the protein MEIFKKKAALKAYLSALKLRNKSVGFVPTMGALHEGHLSLIKRSKDQNEVTVVSIFVNPTQFDNQDDLEKYPKPLENDLGLLKKVACDVLFVPSVEEIYAKNVASESFDFDGLEHQMEGQFRKGHFDGVGTIVKTLFEIVMPNNAYFGKKDFQQLQIVKKMVKKYQLPVKIKGCDIFREEDGLAMSSRNARLTAADRKAAPFIYKILKKAKKKFPDKSVKKITRWVKKQFEKHPLLVLEYFVIAEEATLETAEKINSKKKYRAFIATFAGDIRLIDNIRLKTKKKK; encoded by the coding sequence ATGGAAATATTTAAAAAGAAGGCAGCTTTAAAAGCTTATTTATCAGCTTTAAAATTAAGAAACAAATCTGTAGGATTTGTGCCAACGATGGGGGCATTGCATGAAGGGCACTTGTCATTGATTAAAAGGTCAAAAGATCAAAATGAAGTAACGGTTGTTAGTATTTTTGTGAACCCGACGCAATTTGATAATCAAGATGATTTAGAAAAATACCCTAAGCCTTTAGAGAATGATCTTGGATTATTGAAAAAAGTAGCATGTGATGTGCTATTTGTACCTTCTGTAGAGGAAATATATGCGAAGAATGTTGCTTCTGAAAGTTTTGATTTCGATGGGCTAGAGCATCAAATGGAGGGGCAATTTAGAAAAGGGCATTTTGATGGGGTTGGAACCATTGTAAAAACTCTTTTTGAAATTGTGATGCCAAATAATGCTTATTTTGGAAAAAAAGATTTTCAACAATTACAGATTGTGAAAAAAATGGTTAAAAAGTACCAACTCCCTGTAAAAATAAAAGGGTGCGATATTTTTAGAGAAGAAGATGGATTGGCTATGAGCTCTCGAAATGCTAGATTAACAGCAGCGGATAGAAAGGCAGCTCCTTTTATTTATAAAATACTTAAAAAAGCAAAGAAAAAATTCCCGGATAAAAGCGTTAAAAAAATTACAAGATGGGTAAAAAAGCAATTTGAGAAACACCCATTGTTAGTGTTGGAGTACTTTGTGATTGCAGAAGAAGCTACTTTGGAAACTGCTGAGAAAATAAATTCAAAGAAAAAATATCGGGCTTTTATTGCTACTTTTGCTGGAGATATTCGTTTGATTGACAATATTCGCTTAAAAACAAAAAAGAAAAAATAG
- a CDS encoding cupredoxin domain-containing protein, translating into MKKFIALLVIALGFSLNTQAQEIKTVSLQQTKGEFTQKALTLSEGTYVFEIANVGVDHDLGFVLAPKGKTTQKDHIKNAYVTSLVKTDSKSKTKEVTLKKGEYVYFCPLNPTPQYTLTVQ; encoded by the coding sequence ATGAAAAAATTTATAGCACTTTTAGTAATCGCATTGGGATTCTCATTGAATACTCAAGCTCAAGAAATAAAAACAGTTTCGTTACAGCAAACAAAAGGAGAATTTACGCAAAAAGCATTAACCTTATCAGAAGGAACGTATGTTTTTGAAATCGCAAACGTAGGAGTAGATCATGATTTAGGATTTGTATTAGCGCCAAAGGGGAAAACAACTCAAAAAGATCATATCAAAAATGCTTATGTAACCTCTTTAGTCAAAACAGATAGTAAGTCAAAAACTAAAGAAGTAACCTTGAAAAAAGGAGAATATGTGTATTTTTGTCCATTGAATCCTACTCCTCAATATACGTTGACTGTTCAGTAA
- a CDS encoding lysylphosphatidylglycerol synthase transmembrane domain-containing protein: MDLKKILKITLPLALGGFLVWYMFTKIPPKDLFEYFKKANYWWISLGLCFGVLSHLSRAYRWKYLLEPMGYKPWFVNSTLAVLIGYLVNLLLPRAGEISRAAVMTSYENIPFEKGFGTVVAERMADLLMMLIIIILTLFVQFDFIYELLVKNVNPIKIIFILVGLFLGFVIFSKYVKKAKSGIGLKVKTFILSLSEGVTSIFKMKNKGAFIFHTVFIWLMYIAMFWATVPAIKGLEVPFGAVLVGFIAGGFSIAATNGGLGLYPVAVAGAFTLFGILEKPALAFGSVMWAAQTLMILIFGALSFLALPLLNKNKFKS; the protein is encoded by the coding sequence TTGGATCTTAAAAAGATATTAAAGATAACATTACCTCTCGCTTTGGGAGGTTTTTTAGTATGGTATATGTTTACCAAAATTCCGCCTAAAGATTTGTTTGAATATTTTAAGAAAGCGAATTATTGGTGGATTTCTCTAGGACTTTGCTTTGGGGTTTTAAGTCATTTGTCAAGAGCATATCGATGGAAATACCTACTAGAACCTATGGGGTACAAGCCGTGGTTTGTAAATTCAACACTTGCCGTTTTAATAGGATATTTAGTAAATTTGCTATTACCTCGTGCAGGAGAAATATCACGTGCAGCGGTAATGACTAGTTATGAAAATATTCCTTTTGAAAAAGGGTTTGGTACTGTGGTAGCAGAGCGAATGGCTGATTTATTAATGATGTTGATTATTATTATACTTACTCTTTTTGTACAATTTGATTTTATTTACGAGCTATTAGTGAAAAATGTAAATCCAATAAAAATAATCTTTATTCTTGTAGGGCTTTTTTTAGGTTTTGTTATTTTTTCTAAGTACGTGAAAAAAGCAAAATCAGGAATAGGCTTGAAAGTTAAAACCTTTATTTTAAGTCTTTCTGAGGGAGTTACGAGTATTTTCAAAATGAAAAACAAAGGAGCTTTTATTTTTCATACAGTATTTATATGGTTAATGTATATTGCTATGTTTTGGGCAACAGTTCCTGCTATTAAAGGTCTGGAAGTGCCTTTCGGAGCTGTTTTAGTAGGGTTTATTGCAGGCGGTTTTAGTATTGCAGCAACAAATGGAGGGCTTGGTTTGTATCCTGTAGCAGTCGCGGGGGCTTTTACATTGTTCGGAATTTTAGAAAAACCAGCATTGGCTTTTGGAAGCGTAATGTGGGCAGCGCAAACACTAATGATTCTAATTTTTGGAGCATTATCTTTTTTAGCATTGCCTCTTTTAAATAAAAACAAATTCAAATCATAG
- the radA gene encoding DNA repair protein RadA: MAKTKTTFFCQNCGTQHAKWVGQCGSCKEWNTIVEEVIQKEEKRNWKQATTAKKNNTKPLLVNEIQLNPEERISTNNNELDTVLGGGLVKGSVTLLGGEPGIGKSTLLLQVALQISQKVLYVSGEESQSQIKMRAERLEEASNSNCLILTETNTQQIFKNIEEVVPDVLVIDSIQTLHTNIIEASPGSISQIRETSAELIKFAKETATPVLLIGHINKEGHIAGPKILEHMVDVVLQFEGDRNHTYRILRSQKNRFGSTAELGIYEMLSNGLREISNPSEILISKKDADLSGTAIASTLEGVRPLMIEIQALVSTAVYGTPQRSTTGYNLKRLHMILAVLEKRAGFKLGAKDVFLNITGGIHVDDPAIDLAVVAAILSSNQDLAISPDVCFAAEVGLAGEIRPVSKIDQRILEAEKLGYKTFVASKYNKITSKDHTIKLLLVGKIEEAFATLFA, from the coding sequence ATGGCTAAAACTAAAACAACCTTTTTTTGTCAAAATTGTGGAACCCAGCACGCAAAATGGGTGGGGCAATGTGGTTCTTGTAAAGAATGGAATACTATTGTAGAAGAAGTTATTCAAAAAGAAGAAAAAAGGAACTGGAAGCAAGCAACAACAGCAAAAAAAAATAATACGAAACCGTTATTAGTTAATGAAATTCAACTAAATCCAGAAGAAAGAATTTCAACAAACAATAATGAGTTAGATACCGTTTTAGGAGGAGGTTTGGTAAAAGGATCTGTAACACTTTTAGGAGGTGAACCAGGTATTGGTAAGTCAACTTTACTGTTACAGGTAGCATTGCAAATTAGTCAAAAAGTTTTATACGTTTCAGGAGAAGAAAGCCAATCGCAAATAAAAATGCGAGCAGAAAGGTTAGAAGAAGCAAGTAATTCCAATTGTTTAATTTTAACAGAGACGAATACGCAGCAAATTTTTAAAAATATAGAAGAGGTAGTTCCAGATGTATTGGTAATAGACTCTATTCAAACATTACATACCAATATCATAGAAGCTTCTCCGGGAAGTATTTCTCAAATTCGTGAAACCTCAGCAGAACTAATAAAATTTGCAAAAGAAACAGCAACGCCAGTATTGTTAATAGGGCACATTAATAAGGAAGGTCATATTGCTGGTCCAAAAATATTGGAGCATATGGTAGATGTTGTTTTGCAGTTTGAAGGAGACAGGAATCATACATATCGAATTTTGCGCTCGCAAAAAAATAGATTTGGATCTACTGCTGAGTTAGGTATTTACGAAATGTTATCTAATGGGCTTAGAGAAATTTCCAATCCATCAGAAATACTAATTTCTAAAAAAGATGCAGATTTAAGTGGTACGGCAATTGCTTCTACACTGGAAGGAGTTCGACCGTTGATGATAGAAATTCAGGCATTGGTAAGCACTGCGGTATATGGAACCCCACAAAGATCAACAACAGGGTACAATTTAAAGAGGCTTCACATGATTTTAGCAGTTTTAGAAAAACGAGCAGGGTTCAAGTTAGGAGCAAAAGATGTCTTTTTAAATATTACAGGGGGGATTCATGTAGATGATCCCGCGATTGATCTTGCTGTTGTTGCTGCAATTTTATCTTCAAATCAAGACCTAGCTATAAGTCCAGACGTATGCTTTGCAGCCGAAGTGGGATTGGCTGGAGAAATAAGGCCCGTGTCCAAAATAGATCAACGAATTTTAGAGGCTGAAAAACTTGGTTATAAAACTTTTGTAGCTTCTAAGTACAATAAGATTACTTCAAAAGATCATACAATAAAGTTACTATTGGTAGGAAAGATAGAGGAGGCTTTTGCTACATTATTTGCTTAG
- the panD gene encoding aspartate 1-decarboxylase: MLVQVVKSKIHRVKVTGADLNYIGSITIDEDLMDAAGIIEGERVQIVNNNNGERLETYAIPGPRGSGEITLNGAASRRVAKGDVLILIVYAFMELEEAKNFKPQLVFPNELDNTLT; the protein is encoded by the coding sequence ATGTTAGTTCAAGTAGTAAAATCTAAAATCCACCGAGTAAAAGTTACGGGTGCTGATTTAAATTATATAGGAAGTATTACCATTGATGAAGATTTAATGGACGCTGCAGGTATTATTGAAGGAGAACGAGTTCAAATTGTAAATAATAATAATGGAGAACGATTGGAAACTTATGCTATTCCAGGTCCGAGAGGAAGTGGAGAAATAACCTTAAATGGAGCTGCTTCTCGTAGAGTGGCAAAAGGTGATGTTCTTATTCTAATTGTATATGCTTTTATGGAATTAGAAGAGGCTAAAAATTTTAAACCTCAATTAGTTTTTCCTAACGAATTAGATAATACACTTACATAA
- a CDS encoding carboxymuconolactone decarboxylase family protein gives MSTRIATLNPETTTGKAKELFDGVEKKLGFIPNLIKVFGNSPATLQSYLSLGELTGVGNFSGKFREQLALAIAEENACNYCLSAHTAIGKMNGLTEEETKENRKGLASNPKTQAGLQFAQSVTKNRGKVSTEEIKAVKAAGYTDEDILEIVLNVVSNTLTNYVNHIAETVIDFPVVEAGK, from the coding sequence ATGAGTACAAGAATTGCAACATTAAACCCAGAAACAACAACAGGAAAAGCTAAAGAATTATTTGATGGAGTTGAAAAAAAGTTAGGATTTATTCCTAATCTGATTAAAGTATTTGGAAACTCGCCAGCAACGCTTCAAAGCTATTTAAGTTTAGGAGAATTAACTGGAGTGGGGAATTTTTCAGGTAAATTTAGAGAACAATTAGCTTTAGCAATCGCGGAAGAAAACGCTTGTAACTATTGTTTGTCAGCGCATACAGCGATAGGGAAAATGAACGGATTGACAGAAGAGGAAACTAAAGAAAACAGAAAAGGATTAGCCTCAAATCCTAAAACGCAAGCAGGATTACAGTTTGCGCAAAGTGTAACAAAAAACAGAGGGAAAGTCTCTACAGAAGAAATAAAAGCAGTAAAAGCAGCAGGATATACAGACGAAGATATTTTAGAAATAGTATTAAATGTTGTTTCTAATACATTAACAAATTATGTAAATCATATTGCAGAAACAGTAATTGATTTCCCAGTAGTAGAAGCAGGAAAATAA
- a CDS encoding DUF6973 domain-containing protein, translating to MKKTSFLFFFVLINHIVAQSNWKQFKNLSGPKKTWVLFHPFKAKLAFEISKDARKIADSIKKTTVLDGDASGGQVDAFRHAFWMARLHQSIGKAAACSLGKAHERENYQTYKKKKLEDGIVPDLVSSEMDLYNNNIGLNLVTKRDHISKNSLIYLVINKILKGEMKIVKKDKKGNYLNCKGAIISPDSLKGKWKNKKCLVPSNKIAKQ from the coding sequence ATGAAAAAAACATCCTTTTTATTCTTTTTTGTACTCATCAATCATATTGTGGCTCAATCAAACTGGAAACAGTTTAAAAACTTATCTGGACCTAAAAAAACATGGGTATTATTTCATCCTTTTAAAGCCAAGCTTGCTTTTGAGATTTCTAAAGATGCTCGTAAGATTGCTGATTCTATTAAAAAAACAACGGTTCTTGACGGAGATGCTTCTGGTGGGCAAGTAGATGCTTTCCGACACGCTTTCTGGATGGCAAGATTACATCAAAGTATTGGAAAAGCTGCCGCTTGTTCTCTTGGAAAAGCTCATGAGAGAGAAAATTACCAAACTTATAAAAAAAAGAAATTAGAAGACGGTATTGTTCCAGACTTAGTTTCTTCTGAAATGGATCTTTACAACAATAATATCGGATTAAACCTAGTTACCAAGAGAGACCATATCTCTAAAAATAGCTTAATTTACCTTGTTATAAATAAAATTCTTAAAGGCGAGATGAAAATTGTAAAAAAAGATAAAAAAGGAAATTATTTAAACTGCAAAGGAGCAATTATTTCTCCTGATTCATTAAAAGGAAAATGGAAAAATAAAAAATGCTTGGTTCCTTCTAATAAAATAGCCAAACAATAG
- a CDS encoding helix-turn-helix domain-containing protein, with amino-acid sequence MKNPELELALKFIEKTDRNIFLTGKAGTGKTTFLQKVKKETLKRMIVVAPTGVAAINAKGTTIHSFFQMPFGPILPNSISNNTTVQRKFTRKKIDIIRSLDLVVIDEISMVRADILDGIDQVLRRYKDKSRVFGGVQMLMIGDLQQLSPVVKPNEWNLLRDYYETVYFFSSKAFKMSNVVSIELKHIYRQDNEAFIAILNEVRSDRLSDTSRKILNERYNPDFVPRESDGYITLTTHNGRADNINKIALNKLKGKLHTFKAEVSGVFQEHSYPTAASLVLAKGAQVMFIKNDSSPEKRFFNGKIGRITYVDKDEIIVKCSGDSYEITIEKETWENVNYAIDEETKDITENVLGSFTQMPLRLAWAITIHKSQGLTFEKAIIDAEASFAHGQTYVALSRCKTLEGIVLKTPIDNKSIITDGTVVSFTQNVSENPPNKLVLDASEKRYHLNLMDEIFNFHPFLAPLNRLISIYNGHKSSFKGTIIAPLELIKEKGVVPLIKVSHSFKKELIRLSEGIINLENDSTIQDRFKSAVTYFQEEFSNYIVNPVTSITFFVENKSVKQDFEKQLAALDQIILVKKYCLNALKNGFSAKDYLKVRAKASFEIPAKKLRKTPLKEADLIEGLKAIREEFSDAENVHPFQIFTQESLFQMVDRQPTNIQELKAIKGMGKIRIRKYGSAILQVILNYCENEQQLQAGYLRSEFQFGEGKIDSKQVSLNYLREGLSIDQIAEKRGLAKGTIEEHLVFFIASEEITILEVMSEKRYKRLKKAIEKVTFENLSDLKRKTAKSFSYGELKMMIAALKL; translated from the coding sequence ATGAAGAATCCGGAGTTAGAGCTTGCTTTAAAATTTATAGAAAAAACAGATAGGAATATTTTTTTAACAGGAAAAGCAGGTACTGGTAAGACTACTTTTTTGCAAAAGGTTAAAAAAGAAACATTAAAAAGAATGATTGTTGTTGCTCCTACTGGAGTTGCCGCTATTAACGCAAAAGGTACTACTATTCATTCCTTTTTTCAAATGCCATTTGGACCTATTTTACCGAATAGTATTAGTAATAATACAACTGTTCAGCGGAAATTTACTAGAAAAAAGATAGATATTATTAGGTCGCTAGACCTAGTAGTGATTGATGAAATTAGTATGGTTCGTGCTGATATATTAGATGGTATTGACCAAGTTTTAAGGAGGTATAAGGATAAGTCTAGAGTTTTTGGAGGAGTACAAATGTTAATGATTGGTGATTTACAACAGCTATCGCCTGTGGTAAAACCCAATGAGTGGAATTTGTTAAGAGATTACTATGAAACTGTTTATTTTTTCAGTAGTAAGGCTTTTAAAATGTCTAATGTAGTGAGTATTGAATTGAAGCACATTTATAGGCAAGATAATGAAGCATTCATAGCTATTCTAAATGAAGTAAGGAGTGATCGGTTAAGTGATACTTCTAGGAAGATACTAAATGAGCGATACAATCCTGATTTCGTGCCTAGGGAATCTGATGGCTATATTACTCTTACAACTCATAATGGTAGGGCAGATAATATTAATAAAATAGCACTCAATAAATTAAAAGGGAAATTACACACTTTTAAAGCTGAAGTTTCAGGAGTTTTTCAAGAACATTCTTACCCAACAGCAGCTTCTTTAGTTTTAGCAAAAGGAGCTCAGGTGATGTTTATTAAAAATGATAGCTCCCCTGAAAAGAGATTTTTTAACGGAAAAATAGGAAGGATTACATATGTAGATAAAGATGAAATTATTGTAAAATGTAGTGGAGATAGTTACGAAATAACTATTGAAAAGGAAACATGGGAGAATGTAAATTATGCAATTGATGAAGAAACAAAGGACATTACAGAAAATGTTTTAGGGTCTTTTACACAAATGCCTTTGCGTTTAGCTTGGGCAATTACCATTCATAAAAGTCAAGGGTTAACTTTTGAAAAGGCGATTATTGATGCAGAGGCTTCTTTTGCACACGGACAAACGTATGTAGCGTTGAGTCGATGTAAAACCTTGGAAGGGATTGTTTTGAAAACACCTATTGATAACAAGAGCATTATTACAGATGGTACCGTTGTAAGTTTTACGCAAAATGTATCTGAAAACCCGCCAAATAAATTAGTGTTGGATGCATCAGAAAAGAGATATCACCTTAATTTAATGGATGAAATTTTTAATTTTCATCCGTTTTTAGCACCACTAAACAGGTTGATCTCTATTTATAATGGGCATAAGTCAAGTTTTAAAGGAACGATAATAGCTCCTTTAGAGTTAATTAAGGAAAAAGGGGTCGTACCCTTGATAAAAGTAAGCCATAGTTTTAAAAAGGAATTGATTCGATTAAGTGAAGGGATAATAAATCTAGAGAATGATTCTACGATTCAAGATCGGTTTAAAAGCGCAGTAACTTATTTTCAGGAAGAGTTTTCGAATTATATTGTAAACCCTGTAACATCCATTACTTTTTTTGTAGAAAATAAATCTGTAAAACAAGATTTTGAAAAGCAATTAGCGGCTTTAGATCAGATTATTCTTGTTAAGAAATATTGTTTGAATGCCTTAAAGAATGGCTTTAGTGCAAAGGATTATTTAAAAGTAAGAGCTAAGGCATCTTTTGAAATTCCTGCTAAAAAACTGAGAAAGACCCCCCTAAAAGAGGCCGATTTAATAGAAGGTTTAAAAGCAATTAGAGAGGAGTTTTCTGACGCAGAGAACGTACATCCATTTCAAATCTTCACACAAGAATCTCTTTTTCAGATGGTGGACAGGCAGCCCACTAATATACAGGAGTTAAAGGCGATAAAAGGAATGGGGAAAATTAGAATCCGAAAATATGGATCGGCAATACTACAGGTAATCCTTAATTACTGTGAAAATGAACAACAACTTCAAGCGGGTTATTTAAGAAGTGAATTTCAGTTTGGTGAAGGAAAAATAGATTCAAAACAGGTTTCTTTAAACTATTTGAGAGAAGGGTTGTCCATAGATCAGATAGCAGAAAAAAGAGGCTTGGCAAAAGGAACGATAGAAGAACATTTGGTCTTTTTTATTGCTTCTGAAGAAATTACCATTTTAGAGGTAATGTCAGAAAAAAGGTATAAAAGATTAAAAAAAGCAATAGAAAAAGTAACATTTGAAAATCTTTCGGATTTAAAAAGGAAAACGGCAAAGTCATTTTCTTATGGAGAATTAAAAATGATGATTGCTGCATTGAAACTTTAA
- a CDS encoding helix-turn-helix domain-containing protein, with protein sequence MAIQNITTHTYKEVFSLNKVYFEKACQALESRQIDTSTCAIFWIKEGKGNYNIDFKSYSFSGSVLFFLSPGQIFSVDSEKIKEAYQLTFAKDFYCIQTHDPEIACDGVLFNNIYETPFVKPCEKDAFKLNFILESLIEEFANNDTAQYDMLQSYLKQFIIHSVRIKKDTHKVIEDAETKLFKDFSVLVEHNFNKLHSVTEYANRLGISPKSLTKHFQKLGKHTPSDFIKNRIVTEAKRQLLYSTSSVKQIAFDLGFNDPAYFSRFFTKATSKSPVQFRKESKK encoded by the coding sequence ATGGCTATCCAAAACATTACAACACATACCTATAAAGAGGTGTTTTCTTTAAATAAAGTTTATTTTGAAAAAGCGTGTCAAGCCTTAGAGTCTAGGCAAATTGATACTAGTACCTGTGCTATTTTTTGGATAAAGGAAGGAAAAGGGAATTATAATATAGATTTTAAAAGTTATTCCTTTAGTGGAAGTGTATTATTCTTTTTGTCGCCAGGTCAAATATTCTCAGTAGATTCAGAAAAAATAAAAGAAGCATATCAATTAACCTTTGCTAAAGATTTTTACTGTATCCAAACACATGATCCTGAAATAGCTTGCGATGGGGTCTTATTTAATAATATATATGAAACCCCTTTTGTAAAGCCTTGTGAAAAAGATGCTTTCAAACTAAATTTTATTTTAGAAAGCCTAATAGAAGAGTTTGCTAATAATGATACAGCTCAATATGATATGTTGCAATCATACTTAAAACAATTTATTATTCATTCAGTACGTATAAAAAAAGATACTCATAAAGTAATAGAGGATGCTGAAACAAAACTGTTCAAAGATTTTAGTGTATTAGTAGAGCACAATTTTAATAAGTTACATAGTGTTACAGAATATGCAAATAGACTAGGGATTTCTCCAAAATCATTAACAAAACATTTTCAAAAGTTAGGAAAACACACTCCTAGTGATTTTATCAAAAATAGAATTGTAACAGAAGCAAAACGGCAATTACTATATTCTACAAGCTCGGTAAAGCAGATTGCTTTTGATTTAGGATTTAATGATCCCGCTTATTTTTCTCGTTTTTTTACCAAAGCAACGTCAAAATCCCCTGTTCAATTTCGAAAAGAGTCCAAAAAATAA
- a CDS encoding M23 family metallopeptidase: MTNQAKKKGKLRQKLTDKYRLVVLNEDTFQERFSLKLSRLNVFVFGGLFSVLLIILTIFLIAFTSLKEYIPGYSSIALKKKATRLYYEADSLKNRLIVLEKYTAAIRPVLTGAIKGEEIDSVENISKKIIIDESQLNATKADSLFREKIESKDRFPLSEGGNSKAKLVFFAPVAGVITQNFDPKDKHFAIDIVAKTGTAVKAIADGTVVFSGWMADTGYVLAIQHANEYISVYKHNGSLLKEQGDFVKSGEVIASVGSTGELTTGPHLHFELWNNGYPVNPLNYIDFQ; this comes from the coding sequence GTGACAAACCAAGCAAAGAAGAAAGGTAAACTACGCCAAAAACTTACAGATAAATATAGGCTAGTAGTACTAAATGAAGACACATTTCAAGAAAGATTTTCACTAAAATTATCTCGATTAAACGTATTTGTTTTTGGGGGATTGTTTTCTGTTTTATTGATTATATTAACGATTTTCTTGATAGCATTTACTTCGCTAAAAGAATATATTCCGGGATATTCATCAATAGCTTTAAAGAAAAAAGCAACAAGATTGTATTATGAGGCTGATTCACTTAAAAATAGATTGATCGTCTTAGAAAAATATACAGCAGCAATTCGTCCAGTGTTAACAGGAGCGATAAAAGGAGAAGAAATAGACTCCGTAGAGAATATTTCAAAAAAAATAATTATTGATGAGTCTCAGTTAAACGCAACGAAAGCGGACTCTTTGTTCAGGGAAAAAATAGAAAGTAAAGATCGCTTTCCTCTTTCTGAAGGAGGGAATAGCAAGGCAAAATTGGTGTTTTTTGCTCCGGTAGCAGGAGTTATTACTCAAAATTTTGATCCTAAAGATAAGCATTTTGCTATTGATATTGTAGCTAAAACAGGTACTGCTGTAAAGGCAATAGCGGATGGAACTGTAGTGTTTTCAGGATGGATGGCTGATACAGGTTATGTGCTAGCAATTCAGCACGCTAATGAATATATATCGGTATATAAACACAACGGTAGTTTGCTAAAAGAACAGGGTGATTTTGTTAAATCAGGAGAAGTTATTGCAAGCGTAGGATCAACAGGAGAACTAACTACAGGACCCCACTTGCATTTTGAATTATGGAACAATGGTTATCCTGTAAATCCATTAAATTATATAGATTTTCAATAA